The Lutzomyia longipalpis isolate SR_M1_2022 chromosome 2, ASM2433408v1 DNA window attatatagatttcaaggatttgaaggatttgtaaacaaaaaaaactcatttttataATACTGCGGATtgctttatgattttttttttaaggattgaTAGGATTTACGGTATTTGTAGGACTTATGGACTTATTATAAGTAGgtacagaaaaatcatattttctaattttcttacaacttACAAGGACTCtaggaaatatttattgcgTTAAAGGGAactctttataatttttctataaaatttaaaatttttgtttaaataattagaaaaaaaaacattaaataaacgaaaaaaaataaacgattaaataaacgaaataaaacttttaaactttagTCCAAAGTCTCACTTTCAATGACCACCACTGTATTTCACAAAAGActgctaaaagaaaaagaaaaaaatggagcaAAGGCAAATTGTTTATTTACCTGCAGAGAACTGAGAACATTATTGAGGTCGTAGCCACCGAAAACGTAGAGAGAATCCGTTTCGGGCACATAGACTGCCGTATGAGCGGCACGTGGGGACAGGCCCTCAATGGAATTTGAGAGCCAGTGCCATTCATTGCCCACCGGGTGACTTTTGTGGAGGCTACAGCTCTGCCCTGAAAACTCATCGCGGCACTTGCATTCACCCGAGCACACGCCGTGTCCTTCATCCTCACCACAGCGATCTGGGCAGGCATTTCCACTGCAATCCACCCCCATCCAGTCTCCGTGGCAAATGCATTTGTGATTCACGCACTTGCCGCGATTTGTGCAATTATTCGGGCAGTTCGTGACGGAGAATTCAGCCTTGAAGCCATCCAGTACGTAATTCGTATCGCTGTACAGGAGAATTAGCATCTGTTGCGTGCAATGTCAGCAGAATGCATGAAATCGAAAAAGGCAAGGACCCCAccaaattacaaattttcatttgaagctGAACTCctcaaaaagaagatttttgttttttcggAGGAAAACTTACACTTCCGGACGTGGCCACCACACGCTGTGGCTCCGTCTTGCCGCTAAAACTGCCCAAAAGGGGAGACCTGAAGCTATCCCCGTCGTATACGAAAATGTAATCATACGAGCATTCTGTTCCCATACTCCGGAATGTAAGTGTTATGTATTGGCTATCGTTTTTCGCCTTGATTAGCCATTCGCAGTGTGAATCCTAGAGGAGAGATCgcgagagagaaataaaaacgcGCCAATTAGCACACCATTTCCATACAATCTTGCGTCTCTCTGTGGCAATCAATTATATATCAGATAAAGCTCTTCTCGCTCATTCAGAGAGATGCCTaagttgctgctgctgttgcccTCCCTCCCCACCTGCCTCCCAAATCTCGACCTCACTCTAGCGTAGGTGAATGTATAAAAAACAATGGAGAGGAGATTGTTTGTTTAGCAAAGTGCTCGCAGCTAAATTCAACAATATTCCTTCAataaactacatacatatttactAGTTAAGATGGAAAATCTTTACGTTTCCAAAGCTTTTTTGAGAGTCTTCGACATAAGATACTaactttttatgttttgtttgcagagaaaaagatttaattaacaatttttttttcgcttaaAACATTTAGTCACTATTTGAAGTGTGTTTTAACCATTTTAGCATCCTCTGAATGATATTTagtaaaagataattaaataaaagttatttatcttatgaatttatgtaaaataaaatttttttagcgtCAGTTgtgatataaattaattaagtacgcataataaaactttaattacaTCGTTAATCTTCCAAATATGAGTCTGTTctgtataataaataaaataatacatGTAGCAGTTTCATTCAAAACAAGATTGTTAGCCGAGGGGTTCTAATTACGGCCCATTGTACTCGACCAGTGAGTATGAAGGTTCGAATCCCGCCGAGGTGTcaacaatttttaatctttttttatgtgatttattgatatttttttacgttaaaaaatcctttttaatcCTTAATTCTATAAAGGTGTCCTATAAACTAtccaaacaagaaaaaaaaacaatttttctaaattttgaaTATCCTGGTTGGGATTTCCGttaaatcttattaaaattcaaataaactaAGGGTGCAATAGTTAGAAGGCTTAGTTTATATCTAAAAACTCGCCGGTTCGAGTAAAAAacttgctaaaaaaaagaatatctttCTCCATAACGTGCAGTTagaatatttatcatttttttaaaacatttgttGTGAGAATTGATACACTCTCATTTGTTAAAATGCCCTCACGTTGTACTATACTGAATGCCCCCAACTCCATTAAAAGAtgcataaaatgtttcaaaagagATTGTAAAAAGATACTTTTCTTTCATATCTGACAAGAATCTTCATTTATCCGAAACTTCTgggagaaaagaaactttggaATTGTGACGGGGGCGGGGGAGCAGAAATTTGGCTCTGACGACTATCTGACGAAGACCGGAAGTTGCAGATAAGTAAGAAGATACGCTAATGAGTCACGAAAGATTCTAAAATTATTGTAACAGAGTTCTTGAAAACGTTACGGACATTACGGtctggaaaattcaaagaatttaagtaaagaaatttttagagattttacACTTTATCACTGAGGACGTTCAATACGGTCTCactaaatttataattcagtaattaataaaatctaataattaaaattaaatgttgaaaCGTTTGATTGATCAATTACAATACTGCTGCACCTTCCGCGGTTGGAGGTGCGAGCTtggtggggtaatttggctgAAAAACGGCATCACCTGAGTGTAATTGAATCCGGACGGACCATCGCTGATCTCCCCGTAGGGCTCCGTGAAGATCCTCCGGGTTCGGTCGCATGGCTGATTGGGCGGCGGAGTCCCGGGTGGGGCTGCCACCCGCAGAGGCTCCGCTTGAGCCTGATTTTGGAGGATGGCAAATAGGAGGAGAAGTGCGACCCCCACGGGCCACGACCTCCTACAGCCCCTGACGACTCTCCTGGCCATCATTTGTGTGTTCTTTGTGTCTCATCTGAGTAAATCATGTGTGGTGACAACGATTGCGACGGCCGCAATTTCCAGCACTCTCTAAAAAACCCCCAAGATCCCCAAGGTTCTGTCGCGCTCTCactgtggaagtgttcttcttcactttttaGCACTTTTTGCACTCTTGCACCGCAGTCCCGGCACCTTTTTCACATTCACCGTTTGCACCACGCTCATTGAACACCGTCCTGCCCACTACATCACTGATatgtgaattattttgcacaaatttcAAGCGGAAATCgcggaaataaaaatttttcttccaaaagtttttctttttgacacTTTTGACAAGTTGAACCCAGTGGGACAACCACCCACTACAAAGTTAGTACGCAGTGTTTCCAAcgagaatttcaaatttaaattgaccgttttcattttttcgcgaTTTTCTCACGGTTTTCCCCaaattttccgtgaaaattggatttttcggACGCGGAGACGGCGGGAAAAACAAAAGTCGCGAAAATTAATTCCGGGGGAAAAAAGTCGTATAAAAAGACAAAAACGAAAACTGCCGGCGGCTTTTCCCCCCAAATTAACTTTACAGAAAAACCGCTCGAAAAACCCCCAAAACCCCCCGGAACACATGCCACCCACTAACAAAAACCCTCCTGCGGCaggaaaacccggaaaattgtatcaaaaaggagaaaattgagttttccCGCAGCCGCCGATTTTTTTGCGCACTGCTCCTTTGGAGGTGAGTCAAAAATTAcgtaaaaatcacattttctgCATGGAAAAACAACACAGAGGCGCCGGAAAAGCTAACAAAGAAGCAGGAAGAACGAGAAAATCAGCTGAAAAGCCGGAAAGTGGCACCAAAGGATTTTCCCGCAGCCATCAAATATTTTCGGCACAGCACACCAAAATTCGCGCGTTGGAGCAAAGAATgcatttcaaattctttttgtttttttctatattcaaTTGACGCGGTGCCACCTTctatgcaaaaaaatccaatttccCCGGAGAATTTGGCGGAAAACGTgagaaagttttgaaaaactCTTCGTGTGAGTGAGACAGTAAAAGTGAAGTGTGCGAGTGAGAGAACCGAGTTGAGTTGACACGTCAAACATGCAGCGCCACCAAACTTCATGGTGGTTAGTTAGTATGAAGCCGGCGTTGTTGCGAGAgagtttgtgaaaaatatttttgccatttatcgtttgaaaatcatccaaaaaggacgcaaatttttgcaaaaagtgTTCCTTGTGGCTAAAGGATTGTGGattaagtgaaaaattgtgtgaGGATAGTTTATTTGTGAGAGTAaagcgagagagaaaaaagttttcacacGCGGTTGCAAAATGGCCGACAATGATGATCTTTTGGATTATGAAGATGAGGAGCAAAATGACCCCGTTGTTGCGGAAGTCACCGACGCCCCCAAGAAGGACGTCAAAGGTACCTACGTGTCCATCCACAGCTCCGGTTTCCGTGATTTTCTGCTGAAACCCGAAATTCTCCGGGCCATTGTGGATTGTGGCTTTGAGCATCCGTCGGAAGGTAAGCAAGGGGGCtcatttgaggttatgtttggtctgtgggagtttttttttcttgctcaaaatgatgaaatttttgatAGGGACATCAGAAGTAACAGATGATCGATTTATCAGAAATCTGATTTTGCGCATTCCCATCCGGAAAGATGTTTCCGGAAGGAGTTTGTGGAtggagattaatttttttttctctttgaattgcAGTTCAGCACGAGTGCATTCCACAGGCTGTCCTGGGTATGGACATCCTCTGCCAAGCTAAATCCGGTATGGGTAAGACGGCGGTGTTTGTCCTGGCGACGCTACAGCAGCTGGAGCCCACGGAGAATCACGTGTACGTGCTCGTGATGTGTCACACGCGTGAGCTGGCATTCCAGATAAGCAAGGAGTACGAGCGCTTCTCCAAGTACATGCCCACCGTGAAGGTGGCCGTCTTCTTCGGCGGGCTCCCAATTCAGAAGGATGAGGAAACCCTCAAGAGTACCAATCCGCACATTGTTGTCGGCACACCCGGACGCATCCTCGCCCTCATTCGCAACAAGAAGCTCAATCTTAAGCACCTAAAACATTTCATTCTCGATGAGTGCGACAAAATGCTAGAACAACTTGgttagtattttatttttgtttttttttattctttttttttatcaattcaaaaacttaatttttttacctaaaatttgtttttctttgaaaattttccttgaaaaactcattaaaaggTCTTTAAATGCGTTGCAAAAGGCTTATCAAAAGTCTCTTATCACCCGTACAGGGTATTCCCTcattaaaaatctctcaaatgaatttaattaatttcctaacaattttttaattactcaGAAGattattaatattcttttctccttttttccaGATATGCGTCGGGATGTTCAGGAGATCTTCCGGAATACGCCACATGGGAAGCAAGTAATGATGTTTTCGGCCACGCTGAGCAAAGAGATACGTCCAGTCTGCAAGAAATTCATGCAAGATGTAATTAGTTGAACACTTTATTCCTCCTGATTTACTTCTACCATCAAACCATCCCGAGACACAGCCTCCTCCTCCTCCAGAGTAGATACGTGTTCAGCCAAATGTGTCACATACTTTAATTGGTTTGTGCGGCGCGCGGCTTACTGACTCTACGGTGGATGGAGCTAGTGCCAAACCGGGGACAAGTTATGGGGTCCCTTTTTTGAGAGAGTCGCACCACTACCTTCCCccgcataaaagaaaaaatgtgagatGAGATCGGCCACAAATCGcgtatttttgggaaaatatctTCTGgggaaatttgcaaaagaaataagGGGTTGGGAAAAAATGGGGCAGAGCCTGGATAAGGAGAATCCTGACGTCGATGGAGCACCGAAGGGAGCTTCCAGGGAACAGCCACATGGACAACGTTGGACAGGAGGATTCCATGGAGAGGCTTCacttgaaaaatgaaaaactataaaatcaaacaaaactaaaacacaaaaatctAAAATGAAAGTGATCCGAATTCCCGAACAATGAGAGAGATCTTCAAGCAGGGCTGCAGATTTCGAGAGAATTTCGTATGTTTTCtacatcaaaaaattaatttttctataaaagcTTTCTagacctaaaaaaaaatatctaccCATTTTCGCCgataaaatcactttaaaatacttaaaaaataaatcacaaaaataataCGGAATtgctaaagagaaaaaaaggaagagagcCTGGCCAAAAAAAGGGATGTGCCACAAAGACGACCATTCTGGACCCCATAACGTGTTTAGCTGGACTAATGGTTAATGGTGGAGCTGCGGAGATGGAGATTTTAACTAACAAATCCTTTTTTGCTCCTTTCTCTTTGCAGCCAATGGAGGTGTACGTGGATGATGAGGCAAAGTTGACACTTCACGGATTGCAGCAGCACTACGTGAAGCTGAAGGAGAATGAGAAGAACAAGAAGCTCTTTGAACTACTTGACGTACTGGAGTTTAATCAGgttagttttaaattatttttatgcaaaaacacttaaaaaatctgttaagcctttaaggtccgcgatcaatctatCGAGCtgattaaactaaaaatgatttttgggggttcctttgagctcaaataagacatttttagcaaaaaatcccaaattaaaaattttcggtttttcgtccttcctgatccttgTGAGTTCTTGGGGAtatccttttgtggtcattaaatgatcagggattatAAAGACAtccttgtactaatttggattcaatattcataaaataactatacaaattgaaacattttcaaaatcgatcttttgggtcagcgtatgacccaatggacctaaagggttaacaatgttttattcaacaaaatagTATTCTGACCGATTGACATGactttaaagaataattttgtccAATTTGTTTCAAGCAGCCAAAGTTTGTTTTCAATGAATAACTTCtgctctttatttaattttgttattttaaccctttcgcgttttttggttCATACGTAGGACCACACGtggaacattttattttcacctaattttttgaatttaacattGGAGAACCGAACAATTTTTACCTACGTAGAGGATCGAAATGGTCACAGTGACCAACATAATAAAAAggtcaaatattaaatgttttgttaatTGTATATCTGTTTATTGAatgaggatcgaaagtttaattaattcctaatctaattgaagtatttttgaactcaatttttaaataatttatcaaaaaattaataatgaaaaaaagtttcgtagaatcaatgcaaaattgccaattcaaatgaaagtttttgctATAATTTTGCCGATTTTCTTAATAAGTCTGAATAATCACTTCATTCAATTCAGTTCTCTAAGTAACTACCTgatcacttccggcaataaaatgagTTCACACTAATGATTTTCATTAGTGGAAAAGTTAACAAGTGATCctgatttggaaaatatgcggaaacataacctcaaaaggctgtcaaaaaaatgtatgagaatttGAATGGCCACTGTgtccattttcatcctccgcgtataaTTTCGACTTTGATCTTAATTATTATCTGATAAAAAGGAAGATATTTTCCggtttttctttcaccaacttaaagtaattgaaattctttagatAGATGTGATAGATAGGtccaatacattttaatctattacgatttaaaaactcgaatTAGCCAGTGTGTTCACATAAATTCTCTAAgtgttaattgtttttccaagttataaaaaaacgcaaaagaggtcaaagaagacgttctgactgagaaaagtcctctgaaaATATTCACAGAATTAATATAGTGATAAAAacagcgcatgtttcaatgtttcatgaggacacgaaagggttaattaaataacatcagtctttttgactatttaaattcgcatttttatcattttattttaatcattttatcaatttggCTCAGAACATCATTTTGaacaaatgaaatattttgctaaagtgtcttttttttatttattttttcttcgaattttcttctaataagagtgaagaaaactctttaaataataaaactaaattccttccttttaaaacatttttaggtGGTGATCTTCGTAAAGTCCGTTCAGCGCTGCATGGCACTGGCTCAGTTGCTGACAGAGCAGAACTTTCCTGCCATTGGTATTCACCGTGGGATGGTGCAGGAGGAGCGTTTGTCGCGCTATCAGCAATTCAAGGACTTCCAGAAGCGAATTCTCGTGGCGACGAATCTCTTTGGACGCGGTATGGACATTGAGCGTGTGAATATTGTCTTCAACTACGACATGCCCGAGGATTCGGACACGTATTTGCATCGCGTTGCCCGGGCTGGACGCTTCGGTACCAAAGGACTCGCCATTACATTTGTATCGGATGAGGCAGATGCAAAGATCCTCAATGAAGTGCAGGATCGATTTGATGTGAACATCACGGAACTTCCGGATGAGATTGATTTATCGTCATAcagtaagtttttctttttaaatattctctctactagaatcataaattaataattttttctcgttttatTTGCAGTTGAAGGACGATAAAAACAGGATTATGGAGAGACAACCcagataaatattaattaagcgagtttttttttcaaatattgtaCAAGCTGAAAATGTGTGTTCACATTTTTTAACCCGGCTGATTTTGGTAGATTTaattctcacaaaatttcacattcaatggaataatcatttttttaatcaataaaaattaataataaatgtgagaaggaagattttcttttattttttgtttatttctacaccgttggaccgatcgcgatgaaatttggtacagagactactgatactaGGCGGTTTTTATCAATgatattcatttcccccccagaacccccttcgtagcgcccctaaataatttttatacttttttgactactttttgaatttggcgccttttttggtacattttgttgaagagaaaatgagatggatgcatttcaccgctatccgtctccctcacactttcagtttttcgcaattttctcgtgtTTCCCGCCGAACTTCCCAATGGAAGTGCGTTTCTTGTGACCAGgaagaaacttttgaatttttggcatcaaaaattccagaAGTCACgaaaagttcgttaaaattcaaattttattatttggcgTGTTTCAGATATTTCCGCTGCGAGTTACGGCGCTGTTGGCTGAGGAGAAAGTGAGACAGACATATGTTACATTAGTGTTCTCGTTCATGTGGaagaatttttacaattttccgccggatttttatggaaaaattgggattttcatGCTCAGGAAAGCGATCCCGGCTACTTTAGGACTTAGGAGCTTGCAGGGccccaaaaaatgtatttttccctcatatctacatacatacatacacagcGTATGTGTGGTAAGTCTCACTCACACCAACACACAAGATCGGTAAACGCACTCTAGTGGAAGAAATTCGAAATAATATTGGGTTGTCCCATAAAATTCAGGGATTTTTCTcacatattttcatttttccttatggattaaaatacaaataaatattggacaacccaATTGATCTGCAGATCTCGATCGCAAGTCGAATTCAGTCAATTCGATTCAGTTTTGCGCGACGGGACTCCGCGGGCGCGTcgaaatttacaaagaaaaataaaagaatttttttgtttgcctCGGAGTGGACTTCCGGGGAGTTTTGGGAGTGTTTCCGGGTGCAGAAAGTGCTCGAATTGGTCGCGCGGGGGACCTGCGGAACGGGAAGCGACGCGATCGGAATTCGAGAAACTGctattttttgtttcacaagACGCAAAACAAGTTCAGAGAACCCAGCAATTACGCTTTTTGCGTTCAATTGCCTTCCACTCTGGCCAGATTGGCGCTGTCAACTCCAGGCAGGAGGGATCGGTCGTTGTGGTCCTTGAGAGTGcgggctgtttttttttcttcttgtttctcTCGAGACCTTGGAAGTGTGTGAGAAACGCAtgaatttctcttgaaattcgTATTTGAGAGTGAATTCTTTTCATTGTTTGTGTTCCTCCGCTCTTTGCTTGTGCTGCTGACTGGAAGAAGATCGGAAGTAGTGAGTGGTTGTGGGGATTTAACCTGCCAAAAACTCGTTTTCGGTTTGGTGTCTCTTTCTCCTTCATCTTGACCGATTGTGCCACTTTCCGGACACTTTTCTCTGTGGCTTCCATGCGATGAGTTTGTGACCTCAATCGTCATCACTCAAGAGATCTCTTCTACTGTGTGTGGGCACCATTGCCGAGATGTCCCCGTAGTGTGGATATCACGAGGAAGTTcaagaagtgaaaaaagtgCGCGCGCAATAAGCAAAACCCGTTCTGACCATTGAGAATTCATCCCATTGAAATCACCTGACCGGCAGACAATTAGCAAGTGCACACACAGGTACCTGTTTCCATCATTCAGCTCGTTTTGGTGGTTCTCATCAGAAAGAGAACGCAGACGTGTGGTGtgtttgagtgaaaaaaaaagagagagcaAAACCTAAAAGATTGAATACCTGGACCCAATTTCCTCCACGTCATGTCCAACAGTAGCAGTCAGAATCACAAGATAGCAGGAAATGTGTTAACTCTGGCCACGACGAAGCAGTCGCAGCAGCAGATTCAGCAGCCCAAGAAGAATCCACAACAGTCTCAACTCCAGAATCATCCACCACGCTACCAACCACCACCACTACCACCAGGAGGTATCCTCAAGCACATTGCTGCTCCTGGAACACTTTCAACACACCTCAAACGCCAGACAGCCGCCTACTATCATCACCCAGAGCATCCTCCGAATCTCAAGTATCCCCCAGAAGTGCCCAAACTCTCGGGAGTGTACCTACCGGATAAAAACCCTTCGCGCATCGTCCCACCACGCGTGCAGCTTCGTCTCTCTCAGGGTGGT harbors:
- the LOC129791077 gene encoding ATP-dependent RNA helicase WM6, with translation MADNDDLLDYEDEEQNDPVVAEVTDAPKKDVKGTYVSIHSSGFRDFLLKPEILRAIVDCGFEHPSEVQHECIPQAVLGMDILCQAKSGMGKTAVFVLATLQQLEPTENHVYVLVMCHTRELAFQISKEYERFSKYMPTVKVAVFFGGLPIQKDEETLKSTNPHIVVGTPGRILALIRNKKLNLKHLKHFILDECDKMLEQLDMRRDVQEIFRNTPHGKQVMMFSATLSKEIRPVCKKFMQDPMEVYVDDEAKLTLHGLQQHYVKLKENEKNKKLFELLDVLEFNQVVIFVKSVQRCMALAQLLTEQNFPAIGIHRGMVQEERLSRYQQFKDFQKRILVATNLFGRGMDIERVNIVFNYDMPEDSDTYLHRVARAGRFGTKGLAITFVSDEADAKILNEVQDRFDVNITELPDEIDLSSYIEGR